In a single window of the Manis javanica isolate MJ-LG chromosome 16, MJ_LKY, whole genome shotgun sequence genome:
- the MRPS10 gene encoding small ribosomal subunit protein uS10m isoform X2, producing MAARAVLGVMCRHLWQGSGKLSVNCSKSSTAKYGGFLHTSMKWVQFSKLHVDVPKDLTKPTITISDEPDTLYKHLSVLVKGHDKAVLDSYEYFAVLAAKELGISIKVHEPPKKIERFTLLKSVHIFKKHRVQYEMRTLYRCFELEHLTGSTADVYLEYIQRNLPEGVAMEVTKTKLERLPEHIKEPIWETIPEKEENKS from the exons ATGGCAGCGCGAGCAGTGCTGGGGGTCATGTGCCGGCATCTCTGGCAG ggttCAGGGAAATTATCTGTAAACTGTTCTAAGAGCAGTACAGCTAAATATGGTGGCTTTCTTCA TACAAGTATGAAGTGGGTACAGTTTTCAAAACTACACGTTGATGTTCCTAAGGATTTGACCAAGCCTACG ATAACCATTTCTGATGAACCAGACACGTTATATAAGCACCTGTCAGTTTTAGTAAAAGGCCATGATAAGGCTGTATTGGACAGTTACGAATATTTTGCTGTACTTGCTGCTAAAGAACTTGGTATCTCTATTAAAGT ACATGAACCTCCAAAGAAAATAGAGCGATTTACTCTTCTCAAATCAGTGCATATTTTCAAGAAGCACAGAGTTCAGTATGAAATGAGAACTCTTTACAGATGTTTCGAG TTAGAACATCTAACTGGAAGTACAGCAGACGTTTACTTGGAATATATTCAGCGAAACTTACCTGAAGGAGTTGCCATGGAAGTCACAAAG aCAAAATTAGAACGGTTACCGGAACACATAAAGGAGCCAATCTGGGAAACGataccagagaaagaagaaaacaagtcataA
- the MRPS10 gene encoding small ribosomal subunit protein uS10m isoform X1 has protein sequence MAARAVLGVMCRHLWQGSGKLSVNCSKSSTAKYGGFLHSTSMKWVQFSKLHVDVPKDLTKPTITISDEPDTLYKHLSVLVKGHDKAVLDSYEYFAVLAAKELGISIKVHEPPKKIERFTLLKSVHIFKKHRVQYEMRTLYRCFELEHLTGSTADVYLEYIQRNLPEGVAMEVTKTKLERLPEHIKEPIWETIPEKEENKS, from the exons ATGGCAGCGCGAGCAGTGCTGGGGGTCATGTGCCGGCATCTCTGGCAG ggttCAGGGAAATTATCTGTAAACTGTTCTAAGAGCAGTACAGCTAAATATGGTGGCTTTCTTCA CAGTACAAGTATGAAGTGGGTACAGTTTTCAAAACTACACGTTGATGTTCCTAAGGATTTGACCAAGCCTACG ATAACCATTTCTGATGAACCAGACACGTTATATAAGCACCTGTCAGTTTTAGTAAAAGGCCATGATAAGGCTGTATTGGACAGTTACGAATATTTTGCTGTACTTGCTGCTAAAGAACTTGGTATCTCTATTAAAGT ACATGAACCTCCAAAGAAAATAGAGCGATTTACTCTTCTCAAATCAGTGCATATTTTCAAGAAGCACAGAGTTCAGTATGAAATGAGAACTCTTTACAGATGTTTCGAG TTAGAACATCTAACTGGAAGTACAGCAGACGTTTACTTGGAATATATTCAGCGAAACTTACCTGAAGGAGTTGCCATGGAAGTCACAAAG aCAAAATTAGAACGGTTACCGGAACACATAAAGGAGCCAATCTGGGAAACGataccagagaaagaagaaaacaagtcataA
- the MRPS10 gene encoding small ribosomal subunit protein uS10m isoform X3, which yields MKWVQFSKLHVDVPKDLTKPTITISDEPDTLYKHLSVLVKGHDKAVLDSYEYFAVLAAKELGISIKVHEPPKKIERFTLLKSVHIFKKHRVQYEMRTLYRCFELEHLTGSTADVYLEYIQRNLPEGVAMEVTKTKLERLPEHIKEPIWETIPEKEENKS from the exons ATGAAGTGGGTACAGTTTTCAAAACTACACGTTGATGTTCCTAAGGATTTGACCAAGCCTACG ATAACCATTTCTGATGAACCAGACACGTTATATAAGCACCTGTCAGTTTTAGTAAAAGGCCATGATAAGGCTGTATTGGACAGTTACGAATATTTTGCTGTACTTGCTGCTAAAGAACTTGGTATCTCTATTAAAGT ACATGAACCTCCAAAGAAAATAGAGCGATTTACTCTTCTCAAATCAGTGCATATTTTCAAGAAGCACAGAGTTCAGTATGAAATGAGAACTCTTTACAGATGTTTCGAG TTAGAACATCTAACTGGAAGTACAGCAGACGTTTACTTGGAATATATTCAGCGAAACTTACCTGAAGGAGTTGCCATGGAAGTCACAAAG aCAAAATTAGAACGGTTACCGGAACACATAAAGGAGCCAATCTGGGAAACGataccagagaaagaagaaaacaagtcataA
- the GUCA1B gene encoding guanylyl cyclase-activating protein 2, which translates to MGQQFSWEETEAAGEMDVAELQEWYKKFVVECPSGTLFMHEFKRFFKVTGNREATQYVEGMFRAFDKNGDNTIDFLEYVAALNLVLRGTLEHKLKWTFKIYDKDRNGCIDRLELLDIVEAVYKLKKACRVGTEAEQQGQLLTPEEVVDRIFLLVDENGDGQLSLSEFIEGARRDKWVMKMLQVDVNPGGWISQQRRKSALF; encoded by the exons ATGGGGCAGCAGTTCAGCTGGGAGGAGACCGAGGCAGCTGGTGAGATGGACGTGGCAGAGCTGCAGGAGTGGTACAAGAAGTTCGTGGTGGAGTGCCCCAGCGGCACACTCTTCATGCACGAGTTTAAGCGCTTCTTCAAGGTCACAGGCAACAGGGAAGCCACCCAGTATGTAGAGGGCATGTTCCGAGCCTTCGACAAAAACGGG GACAACACCATCGACTTCCTGGAGTATGTGGCAGCCCTGAACCTTGTGCTGAGGGGCACTCTGGAGCACAAGCTGAAGTGGACCTTCAAGATCTATGACAAGGACCGCAATGGCTGCATTGACCGCCTGGAGCTGCTCGACATTGTGGAG GCTGTTTACAAGCTGAAGAAAGCCTGCAGGGTGGGGACGGAGGCTGAGCAGCAAGGCCAGCTGCTCACGCCTGAGGAGGTCGTGGACAGGATCTTCCTTCTGGTGGATGAGAACGGAGATG GCCAGCTGTCTCTGAGTGAGTTCATTGAAGGTGCCCGTCGTGACAAGTGGGTGATGAAGATGCTGCAGGTGGACGTGAATCCTGGTGGCTGGATCTCTCAGCAGAGGCGGAAGAGTGCCTTGTTCTGA